The Parachlamydiales bacterium genome includes a region encoding these proteins:
- a CDS encoding phosphatidate cytidylyltransferase, which yields MKQNWQQRLLIGTIAALTTFALILAAHLPYFNFLFLAVAVAVITIASWELMQLTIKVGGAPLSTLTLACIAGYVISVFIATQWHFLDFLPELALLTTLTAIFLYHFYIHEHPINTIANSLFPFAYLAIPLATAIPILYYFPENSTQEGRWWLLFLLTVVKINDVAAYIFGKMLGKHPMSRYISPKKTWEGSIAGFAAATLLGALFQPLLQIPFATAIALACALALAAQFGDLSESLLKRDAGTKDSNSLPGLGGVLDVVDALVFSCPLMYIFLRYEFKEAIV from the coding sequence CATCGGCACTATTGCAGCCCTTACAACATTTGCTCTGATATTGGCAGCCCACCTCCCCTACTTTAATTTCTTATTCCTCGCTGTCGCTGTGGCCGTCATCACTATTGCTTCCTGGGAATTGATGCAACTTACCATTAAAGTCGGCGGCGCGCCCTTAAGTACTTTAACATTGGCCTGTATTGCGGGATACGTTATCTCTGTATTTATCGCCACGCAATGGCATTTTCTCGATTTCCTCCCTGAATTAGCATTATTGACGACTTTAACCGCCATTTTCCTCTACCATTTTTATATCCATGAACACCCGATCAACACGATCGCAAACTCGCTTTTCCCTTTCGCCTATCTTGCCATTCCGCTTGCCACAGCTATCCCCATCCTGTATTACTTCCCGGAAAACTCCACTCAAGAAGGGCGTTGGTGGCTATTATTTCTACTTACCGTAGTAAAAATCAATGATGTTGCAGCTTATATTTTCGGCAAAATGCTTGGCAAACACCCTATGTCCCGCTACATCAGCCCAAAGAAAACATGGGAAGGCTCGATTGCAGGTTTTGCTGCGGCGACGCTGCTAGGTGCTTTGTTTCAGCCTTTACTTCAAATTCCTTTTGCTACAGCGATTGCCCTAGCTTGCGCTTTGGCTCTTGCCGCCCAATTTGGCGACCTTTCCGAATCTCTCCTTAAGCGCGATGCCGGAACTAAGGACAGTAATAGCCTGCCCGGATTAGGCGGTGTATTGGATGTTGTAGATGCTCTTGTGTTTAGCTGCCCTCTAATGTATATATTCCTCAGATACGAGTTTAAGGAGGCTATTGTATGA